The window ctcgactacgatctcgtcggtatcatcgagttccattATTCCCTTTATAATTTGTGGTTCtctccatataatcccatatcaactggattagggctattacctattaaggggcctgaaccagtataatcgttgtctcttgtttccttgatgtcgtactacgtagatgctcgtaccagcgtaccccaataccctctatatccggtctacgggtacccgccgtcgacagtggcgcgccaggtaggggaacttggtgctcaaggttgtACTACTATGACAtcaagcttcgtcgacaacgGCGTCAACACCGGCCCCATCCAAGGAGTCcctacttcaacaatgctggtgtggactcaagtcggcaaaattgtcttcccggtttacaccacggtaCCAATCTCGGCTGGTCCATCAATGACCGGAAACGAGAACGCCGTGGCTATAACCCCGGACGATCCCgtgtcgaaggatcctcccgccgtAGCGGAGAACAGAACATCGACGTCATACGAGCCCGAGAAGGTTCCTAgtgcggccaaaccttgtccTTCCGACAAGAACTGTGAGCCGACAAGGACAACTCCCGAGGTAACAAAgccctggtgtcctatccacaaatcCAGGAAGCACAACTTGCAAGcttgctgggtttttctcaacgtaCAAGCTGAAATTCATGCTTGCAAGGAGCGTGGAATccagcgtacttctccaactcgtgatgtctattgtcctattcacaagacgaaGAATCATGActtctcaagctgcaaggtctttctccGCGCCATGAAAACATCGCttcctaaggtccagcagtcagGAATCTCTCTTAAGGATGcagacaaggaacaaggagcgacgtTGACCTCGGATCGATTCGTTGGagtaatcgacatcgatccccacgaGCCATCAGTCCTACACTTGCTCGAAGACTATGGCTCGTCATCTTCCAGTAAACGACGCGACGTGTTTACCATCGGTGGGACTAGCACGTCTGCGCACGCTAACGCAGATGCGGAGAACCAAGCGGTCACGCCGGCCCAACACCTCGGCAccgtcaacgcaatactgagagAAGCTCCCTATGACCCCGTACTTAACGATGATCTCCCATGatggacagaacgactacgggaatcagtaGCCAATCTCAGTAACGCGTTCGAGGAGGTCGCTACCAGAGCACAACCAGAACATCTGACGGTTGGCGGTGCCGACGGCGAACCACCGGAGCAACGGACGTCGCCTAGAcgagctacccctccacctcgcggcaccggcgatctccgcgaccatctgaatggccgccgagaagcACAACGCGCGCGAGATAACGAGAATCGTTCCCAACATTGTGTCTCTTCACGTCGTCATAAGAACGAAGAGCGAGGAGGCCGCTCGAACGAAGACCAACACCACCATAATCGTCACATCCACCACGACCGCGACGATCGCGAACAGTGGACACCGGACGATGCTGGTCGAGGACGTCAACATGACGGTGATTATAATGGGGATCGGTGCCAGGACAACAATGGTGGACGACGATAGAATTCTCGAGAACCTGAACGTCGCCCTCGGAATCGCACACCGGAGCCGAGTGAACCatcgtcatcatcgtcatcatcttcatcctCGTCATCCGATAGACATCCACGGAGGACacacgatcgccgacaacccaccgcccctagcgccgggtgtagagctttcaacCGTTCTCTATGTGATGTCCGGTGGCCCGAGAAATTCTGACCCGAggcaatagagaagtacgatgggagtacTGACCCAAAAGAATTCCTCCAGGTCTACTCCACGGTACTATACGCTGCtggagcagacgacaacgcgttAGCAAACTATTTGCCAATGGCGTTGAAAGGTTTTGCGCGTTCGTGGCTGATGCACCTCCCGCCCTACTCGATTTCTTCATGGGCAAATTTGTGGCAGCAATTCGTCGctaacttccaaggaacttacaagcgccatGCGATCGAAGACGATTTACACGCGTTAACACAGAATCCGGGGAAATCTTTGAGGGACTACGTTCGGCTctttaatgagtgcagaaatacgaTCCCTGATATTACCGACGCCTTTGTGATTCGCGCTTTCAAaaccggtgtcagagatcgctacactacccaggagttggcaacaAGGCGAATCACAACTACTCGAAGGTTGTTCGAGGTCGTCGATTGATGCGCTCATGTGGACGACgcactgagacgcaagaacgacaagccaAAGGCGGGGGGAGAGAAGAAGCCAGCCAAGGACGCACCTGAgccaagcaagaagaaaagcgGCAAGAgtaggaaaaggaaagctcaagcggaagtcctcgCGTCTGAATACGAGCACCCTCCCAAAcacccagacccacaaggcagtGATACGAAGAGAATATGATGCCCCATACACAAGTCAGACAGACATTCTCCGGAGGAGTGCCTCATCTTCAAAAAGTCGCTAGAAAAGCAACTAGCTTTGGAGAAGGGCAAACGAGCACGTGTAGTCGAGAAGGCCGCAGAGGCAACCACTCAGGACTCGGACTCGGCGTACCCAGATTTCGATCTTCATGTctcgcacatcttcggaggttccacaGCGTACTcttcaaagcgagaatacaaaaAAGTGGAGCGCGAGGTTTGTTCGACATGGCAAGGGGTtacacccaagatgaagtggtctgaacagaagatCGAGTTCTCAGATGAGGACCACCCCAAGGCTGCTGTTAtcccaggacgatatccgatcgtggtcgaacccactattcggaatatcaaggtAGCGCGAGTCCTCATCGATGGCGGCAGTTCCATCAACTttctcttcgccagcaccttggacgcAATGGGGATTCCtcgaagcgagttgacaccaacCGATCAACCTTTTCATGGAATCACTCCCCAGTCTTCGTCCAAACCATTGGGCAAGATCACGCTTCCTGTGACTTTCAGCCAAGCGAgcaacttccgaacagagcagataACATTTGATGTTGCTGAGTTTGACACagcatacaatgccatcatcGGAAGAACcgcactcgcgaagttcatggccgcatctcactacgcgtatcaggTACTCAAGATGCCCgggccgaagggaacaatcactattcaagggaacacAAAGCTGGCGGTCCAATGCGACAAGCGGaacctcgacatggtcgagcacacgccCAGCCCACCGGCCACAgccgagccacccaagaaagtgagcaaaacaacTAAGACGCCGAAACCAGATGGCGCAATCAAAAttgttccactctccagtgccaaccccgacaagacagtcaagatcggggcatcactgaacgagaaataggaactcgcgctcatcaccttcctccgcgacaatgcggACGTATTTTCTTGGCaaccgtccgacatgccgggggtccccagggaggtgattgagcacaaaatCATGGTGCGACCCAACGCCAAGCcagtaaaacaaaaactgcggagatttgcaccagatcggaaacaggccatacgagaagagctcgacaagcttctcaatgctggtttcatcagagagatactccatccagagtggctagccaacctagtcatggtgcggaaggccaacgggaagtggaggatgtgcgtcgacttcaccgacctcaacaaggcgtgccccaaggatcacttcctccctcgaatagaccaactagTGGACTCAACAGCTGGTTGTGAGCTATTAAGCTTCCTTGACGCTTACTCtagctaccaccaaatcagcatggtaAAAGAGGATGAGGAGAAGACAGCATTTATCATGCCGCTCGGTGTATTCTGCTACGTTAAAATGCCGTTTGGACTGATAACCGCAGGAAATACCTTCCAGCGTACGATCCTAGGCACGTTCGGTTAGCCTAGGATCTTGATCCATGGTTGCTCTCATATCCGATCCCCAGGGTGTGGTCAGGGTAACTTCTCTACGTCTACAGTCAATTACTCCTCTATGCTTTGCTAACCAATCCATTCTCAAAATGACATCAAGAGTTTGTGGTATCAAAACCATAAGGTTGGAGGGAAACACCACATCCCTAAGGCGAATAGGTACGTCAATGCAAGCTGTGTCCACGGCTATTTCACCCCCAGGTGAATGTACTAACATTGGTTGCCTTAGTTTAACTCTGGTTAAATTGTGTTGTTGACTTGCTTTCAGAGATATAAATGAATGCGATGCTCCTGAATCGAAGAGAACTTTAACTGGAGTGAAGTTGAGTGAAAACATACCCATCAGTACGCCTTGGTCCTCCTGGGCCTCTTCAGCTCGAACGTGGTTCACTTGTCCGCGTCCAAATCCGGTAGCGGTCCTGTTAGTCTATGGAGTCCTGAATAGACCTCGTCCAGCAGCAGGGGTAGTAGTTCCGTGAATAGTCGTTGCATTAGCTCCGGTGCAAATAGGTGTCTTGTTTGGATGGGGGCATTTGTTGGCGAAATGCCCGtactctccacagttgaaacagctTCCTGGCCTTACTGATCCAGTGGCGGCCTGATTCGGTGCAGGAGCGCGGTTCTGAATGGTAACCGGCCTGTGGTAAATTCCTCCCAGCTTGGTTCTCCAGCATCTTCTTCTCAGGCTCCTTTGTATGTGTCCCACCAGTCTCCGGCTGGTCCTTCCAATTGGTTTGCCACAAAGATCACTTTATCGGCCTCACGTACTCGAACAAGAGttagcttcttctcaatgatCCTTAACCAATCTTCAGCATCCATAGGTTCTTCAGCTGTGGCAAATGTGGGTGGCTTGGTCCTCACAAACTCTCCAAAGCTTGATCCACCGCGGTTGCCTTGGTTATTTGCAATGGCTTGCAGAAGTTGGGTTTGGGTGACCATAACTCCGGCCAGGGTGGTTAGGTCAGGTGTCTCAGTTTCTTCATTGCTGGTTGACGCCCGACGTCGGCTTGCCATCTGTGTAGGTTGATGGAATAAGTATCCTAATTTTCTAACTAGCTCTTATGGTTCTATCCCATTAAGGGGGTTATTTTGGTGTGAACTTTGTTTTGCAAGCAtggtggaataaactcattTATAACACAACAACAATAGATATCATAAATAACATCACAGAGTTTCACAAATGGTacataaatcatgatgcaatcGACTGCATACATACGCAGTCCAAATAAGGTTCATGCAAAAGATACATCAAACTAATCATCAATCTACTCGTCAATCTAGGTAAGAGGGGGGTGTGTCTCGCATGCTATCCAAAAACCATCTGATACGAGATCGAAGCTGCAAGGAGTCTGTCAATCTAGTCCTCCAGCCATCCGCAGGATCCTGGGGCAGGTAGAGGGTGGTCGCTGGCACGCGCAAACCTGAGTCCCCACGGCTCAGAAGTAGTGGCCTCTGGATCTGGCTTGGGCCTCTTGCCCGGAGGTCGTGTGCTCTTGCGAGCAGTGCTGAGGGTGCGAGGACCTCCAAGGAAGGTGATGCGGGGAACAGGGGTCTCATCCTCTAAAGGATCAGTGATGTCTGGCTCGATCTCTGGCTCGGTGTCGGTCCCCTCTGTCTCGGAGTCGACCTGGATCGGAGTCTCCAAACTGGAACCCAACTGCGGAGAAGGTGTAGGGATCAGTGGAGTGCGCACAATCTCCGGGGCAGGTGGCTGTGTCACTGTCGGGTCCACTAGGTAAGGTGCTGACTCGGTAGCTAGCATACTAGCCTCACCCAGAAGAGCGTGGAACGTTGGTGGGTACGGCGGGGTGAGGAAGAAGTAGCGGTCACGCCCTACTGCTGTGGAAGTAGAAGCCCCTGTGGTGCTGATCGTGGCTGCTCGAAGCTGCTCCTCCAGCTGGCTGACGTGCTCCTGACTCTCTCTTAGCTACTCCTCAAGAGTATCCATCATCCCGCGGCGATCGTTGTACTGGTCAGATAACTGCTGGAACTGGTCGCCGTGGACCTGGAGCTGTGCCTTCAGTGAGTCTATCTCACTGCCCCAGgcctggtgctcctcctccaactGAAGCTGCTGCGCTGTGAGGTCGGTCACCTCAGTCTCTAACTCCCCTACACGTCTCTACTGATCGTCGATCTCCAATAGGGCCTCCTCGTAGAAGTCGTCCGCAGCCTCAGCCCATCGTGACAGTCGGGTCACTATCGGGTTGTAGCAGCAAGGTGTGTCCTGAACTGTGCAGACGGAGTTGCCCTCCTCTCGAAATGGGTGGTGAGCAAACTCAGTACTCGCCAACTCAGCTCGGTGGATAGAGCTAAGTCGGAGGAAGGCCTCCCGGGCTGCATCCTGCATCGCGGTCTCCGGCAAGTCGCGACGGTGGCGTGTCGGAAAGCTGTAGTCTAACTCTGACGAAACTCGTGTGTGAACCTCGACCCGAGCCTCCTAAACAGATCCACACTGTCTCACTCGGTAAATCGGAAATCTGGGGTATCGCAGACGCCTCATCAGCCGGTGTAGCTCAATGACGTATCCCTCTGAGCGGGGTACGCCCATCTCCCAGGTGGCGGGTGAATCCTGATCTGCCTTCTAATCTTTAAGAAAAACCCAAAGTCAGCTAAGAGTAAAACTTGTTTtgtgaagaaaatagttaagagtAAGATGAAAATCGTTCCGAGTTTTGTAAACATagcgtttttatttttgaaagtattactaaatgggaatttctcccttggccaacttagaaaaggggtggagcgccttttggtcttttcctacagtcgtatggctctgataccagctctgtggacccccgtttttataacaggaatcattcgtgtaaacagtaccatttccctggatcaagtagtctggtacacacgagttcatagctgaaataccaaaagtacatacacgagagtctagtgctaattattacatcagaagcccgcaggcattgtcttaaatcatcggaccgagcggtccggaatacatccaaaagcagaaatagataaggcagcggaattcaggcagcggcatgccattgccacaggcaacgaccgtactaacacctactgagcgccatcgtcttcatctccctcctggtagtaggcatagggatcctccgaagcttcatctcccgcttctgattaattttatatttgcaagggtgagtaccaaccgtactcagcaagccaccacagcaacaatgcatatgaaaggggtattccaaaggatggctatggctcTTTTGCGCTAAgccagttttgtaattcttttcacaaacctaagacctagcatagactgatcaagttttaataccagtgttcacattaaacaacgacggttctgtccaccatccattgtgatttcaaggatagcttcccgccattgagtcgtcatggttttctgaggatgtccaccttccctcctctcaggaagtggctccagcagcataaaaatcatcatgcaatatcccatcccacacaggttaagaatttagagtctagccaagtgcaatacatgtcccggtgctcaataactgcgagcacggctattcgaatagatttggtttactcacactgcagtggatgtacactttacccgcactccacgactgcccaacacatgagcctcgtcccaacacatgagacgcgtcacggcaaagcttttcgataacctcgcattggcagtacccgctccatgaacttaaatcctcatgcactctaggcgtccatgtttctagcagtgagaggagttctggcgctcccgggaaagagaagtctcacacacatattaaattatggttcaagttaagttctctctctcacacactcatggcagtcctaccaatggcgacaccgatgtagggcacgcctctcggccctacctcaatggctgtcccaccgtagcgcacctgcctcactcaggggtgaaccatctatgcagggatactgcttccgctcggctatctactccgctaggtctatacccatacgagaagtgcggttgtacgagggtcgtttcatgcttaacttcatggctcggtccttaattgaccggggacggtactagccttttccagataccacccaaatcctccgtccgccccagtcgaaaacagttgtgtaattttatttctcctttcacaaatcatgtcatcaacatcatggcaatgtggcgctcatgtctccacatgccgcatctccattaccttcccaaaggtaattgcccaaacatatagcatttgataaatatgagtatgcatgattctagaatagcatttctaagcaattgtcatagttgactagggactcatacgtaaacatggttacaaagatctAAGGGTAatcaataatcaaggcatggcataatcacaagtaggatgttcatcattgcatgcaattttatttgtaaacaaaacaatttcgcaattgggatcaacatgt of the Oryza sativa Japonica Group chromosome 2, ASM3414082v1 genome contains:
- the LOC107279975 gene encoding uncharacterized protein, giving the protein MKWSEQKIEFSDEDHPKAAVIPGRYPIVVEPTIRNIKVARVLIDGGSSINFLFASTLDAMGIPRSELTPTDQPFHGITPQSSSKPLGKITLPVTFSQASNFRTEQITFDVAEFDTAYNAIIGRTALAKFMAASHYAYQVLKMPGPKGTITIQGNTKLAVQCDKRNLDMVEHTPSPPATAEPPKKVSKTTKTPKPDGAIKIVPLSSANPDKTVKIGASLNEK